The following are from one region of the Desulfobulbaceae bacterium genome:
- the rpsO gene encoding 30S ribosomal protein S15: MTLEADKKQEIIKKFGKTENDTGSSEVQIALLTYRITYLTEHFKGHKKDHHSRRGLLKLVGQRRRLLNYLKSKSVDRYRAVIQELGIRK, encoded by the coding sequence GTGACACTGGAAGCAGACAAAAAACAAGAAATTATTAAGAAATTTGGTAAAACTGAAAATGATACAGGTTCTTCTGAGGTTCAGATTGCCCTGTTAACCTACAGAATTACCTATTTGACTGAGCATTTTAAAGGTCATAAGAAGGATCACCACTCACGTCGCGGCTTGTTGAAACTCGTTGGTCAAAGACGTCGACTGCTTAATTATCTGAAAAGCAAAAGTGTTGATCGGTATCGTGCGGTTATCCAGGAGCTTGGTATCAGAAAGTAA
- a CDS encoding MBL fold metallo-hydrolase: MRFSVLGSGSKGNATFVESGKTSLLIDAGFSGVEIERRMESIGADPASLAGIIVTHEHSDHVKGLGVLARKFKIPVYANRPTCEAGGKYFEKIPEFREFQTGVTFFLNGLTVHPFAINHDTADPVGFTIDDGTTALGYCTDTGMVSRLIHHHLSQCDSLILECNHDLEMLRNGSYPPFLQQRIRSKNGHLANPEAVEFIKKLVGPQLSRVVLAHISESNNCHRLVSTTANSLLEELKLTPRCSPTFTINIATQNQPTELFRAG, translated from the coding sequence ATGCGGTTTAGTGTTCTGGGGAGCGGCTCAAAAGGTAACGCAACTTTTGTTGAATCCGGAAAAACTTCCCTACTGATAGATGCAGGATTTTCGGGTGTTGAAATAGAAAGGCGTATGGAGTCAATCGGCGCTGACCCTGCCTCTCTGGCCGGAATTATTGTTACCCATGAGCATAGTGACCATGTTAAAGGGCTTGGCGTGCTGGCCAGGAAATTTAAGATCCCGGTTTATGCCAATCGCCCGACATGTGAGGCTGGGGGCAAATATTTTGAGAAAATTCCGGAGTTCAGGGAGTTTCAGACCGGGGTTACGTTTTTTCTGAATGGGCTAACGGTTCATCCTTTTGCCATTAATCATGATACCGCCGATCCAGTTGGTTTTACTATTGATGACGGTACGACAGCACTTGGTTACTGCACTGATACGGGCATGGTTTCGCGCCTGATTCATCACCATTTATCCCAATGTGACAGCTTAATCCTTGAGTGTAACCATGATCTTGAGATGCTACGCAACGGCTCATACCCACCTTTTCTGCAGCAGCGCATCCGCTCTAAAAATGGTCATCTGGCGAATCCGGAGGCCGTAGAATTCATAAAGAAGCTGGTTGGCCCACAACTTTCCCGGGTTGTTCTGGCACATATCAGTGAATCTAATAATTGTCACCGTCTTGTGAGTACCACCGCCAACAGTTTACTTGAAGAGTTAAAGCTGACCCCCCGATGTTCGCCTACCTTTACGATTAATATCGCCACTCAGAACCAGCCTACCGAGCTGTTTCGGGCCGGCTGA
- the truB gene encoding tRNA pseudouridine(55) synthase TruB, with translation MGDDFEGGVFLIDKPVGPSSFRIVQLIRKALQIKKVGHTGTLDPFASGLLIVCVGRPATRMISQLMAGDKLYEAVLQLGVETDTLDTEGQIISVQPVGSLTASDVENCLAKFRGALLQAPPAFSAAKYKGKPLYHYARKGVMIEKEPRPVFIRELRCLALEAEQMVIRVRCGKGTYIRTLASDIGKALGCGAHLTALRRLENGPFCVDGALPGAMLESKEQARDALLANYLSVEQASRLTNSEKLVVSS, from the coding sequence ATGGGCGACGATTTTGAGGGGGGAGTATTCCTGATCGATAAACCGGTTGGGCCATCTTCGTTTCGGATTGTTCAGTTAATACGAAAAGCGCTGCAGATAAAAAAGGTTGGTCATACCGGTACGCTTGATCCTTTTGCCTCCGGGTTGCTGATAGTCTGTGTTGGCAGACCTGCAACACGAATGATTTCGCAGTTGATGGCTGGCGACAAGCTTTACGAAGCTGTCTTACAGCTTGGTGTTGAGACGGATACGCTGGATACTGAGGGTCAGATTATCTCTGTGCAGCCGGTAGGTTCACTGACCGCCTCAGATGTTGAGAACTGCCTGGCAAAATTTCGTGGTGCGCTACTGCAAGCCCCGCCCGCCTTTTCAGCGGCTAAGTACAAAGGCAAGCCACTGTATCACTACGCCAGAAAAGGCGTGATGATCGAAAAAGAACCGCGACCGGTCTTTATACGAGAGCTGCGATGTCTGGCTCTAGAGGCCGAGCAGATGGTTATTCGTGTTCGGTGCGGAAAGGGTACGTACATACGAACTCTGGCCTCCGACATTGGTAAAGCGCTCGGCTGTGGCGCCCATCTAACAGCCTTGCGCCGCCTTGAAAATGGGCCGTTTTGTGTTGATGGTGCCCTGCCTGGAGCAATGCTGGAGAGTAAGGAGCAAGCCAGAGATGCCTTGCTGGCAAACTATCTTTCTGTTGAACAAGCCAGTCGGCTGACTAACAGTGAAAAATTGGTTGTTTCGTCGTGA
- a CDS encoding CDP-alcohol phosphatidyltransferase family protein has product MHKILFSRFVRWVGYDLGISPNQITLGRLVFFFPGWLFWIYRYDLAATTGTPWQLWGWLASFIVTVVIIFDIVDGALARETNQVSDQGKILDPIVDKLITYSTLVLFWPSIHKSGLAILFSLDVASTFLRGAQVEGANLFGKRKAFAQNLSKLFFAMAILCSWPWLSHIGNFLIWAAVVLATISVSIRLLPNKVKTTIQVAIPQFLTLGNLAGGFFTIWCAYQGKVGLGATINFVAMLCDLFDGAVARKLGVSSRFGGQFDTIADMVSFGCAPAALVISINDASPLSCLLGTIYFAATLFRLYDYGRSKNITPKGFFRGMPSPAGAWLVVASIFFAQPWLSLATLVAASLLMCSFRINWIHFNKILTTMTLTEMLSCIGLGSIFAFLATPAAFSAGPIIVYMFSPGWRKPPISANLSGTSQ; this is encoded by the coding sequence ATGCACAAAATACTCTTTAGCAGATTTGTCCGCTGGGTTGGCTACGACCTTGGCATCTCCCCAAATCAGATAACCCTTGGTCGGCTGGTATTTTTTTTCCCAGGCTGGTTATTCTGGATATATCGTTATGACCTCGCAGCCACAACGGGGACACCCTGGCAGTTATGGGGGTGGCTGGCCAGTTTTATCGTCACCGTTGTTATCATTTTTGATATTGTTGATGGGGCTCTGGCCCGTGAAACCAATCAGGTTAGCGATCAGGGCAAAATTCTTGACCCTATCGTTGACAAACTGATCACCTACAGCACCCTTGTTCTTTTTTGGCCCAGCATCCATAAATCCGGCCTGGCCATCCTCTTCAGTCTCGATGTTGCTTCTACCTTTTTACGCGGCGCCCAGGTTGAAGGCGCAAATCTCTTTGGCAAAAGAAAAGCCTTCGCACAGAATCTATCCAAACTTTTTTTTGCCATGGCCATTCTCTGCTCATGGCCATGGCTCAGCCATATCGGTAATTTCCTAATCTGGGCCGCTGTCGTTCTGGCTACTATATCTGTCAGCATACGACTCCTACCGAATAAGGTTAAAACGACCATCCAGGTTGCCATTCCTCAGTTTCTCACCTTAGGCAACCTGGCAGGAGGCTTTTTCACCATCTGGTGCGCTTATCAAGGCAAGGTTGGCCTTGGTGCCACTATCAATTTTGTTGCCATGTTATGTGACTTATTTGATGGCGCCGTTGCCAGAAAACTTGGTGTCTCAAGCAGATTTGGCGGCCAGTTTGATACCATTGCCGATATGGTAAGCTTCGGATGTGCACCTGCCGCTCTGGTGATTTCTATTAACGATGCCTCCCCCCTATCCTGCCTGCTGGGCACCATCTATTTTGCTGCAACACTCTTTCGTCTTTATGACTATGGTCGCTCCAAAAACATCACACCTAAAGGGTTTTTTCGTGGTATGCCCAGTCCAGCCGGTGCCTGGCTGGTGGTGGCAAGTATTTTCTTTGCGCAGCCATGGCTCAGTCTGGCCACCCTTGTTGCCGCCTCACTTCTAATGTGCTCTTTTCGTATCAACTGGATCCATTTCAACAAGATACTCACCACCATGACCCTGACAGAAATGCTATCCTGCATTGGCCTCGGTTCGATCTTCGCATTTCTTGCGACCCCTGCGGCCTTTTCAGCCGGCCCAATTATCGTCTATATGTTCTCTCCAGGCTGGAGAAAACCACCGATATCCGCAAATCTCAGTGGCACTTCTCAGTGA
- a CDS encoding insulinase family protein yields MYNKTILDNQLRVVTEYIPSNTVSVGVWVDVGSRDESLSLNGCAHFVEHMLFKGTSSLDANEIAKELDSLGGMSNAFTSKETTCLYGTVLESHVDQLVTILADLLQHSLFSVTEFERERQVVLQEISMVDDTPEDQIHDHLAATVWRSHPLAWPVLGTAQTVSNLTAVDLIDFVKRFYTADRIVIAAAGNVEHSSFVETIAASFGELATAAQSPQVYRLPPAHMSARDIVYTKTLEQAHLLFSAYCPPGNDPARYQLALLNVLLGGNMSSRLFQELREQKGLAYSIYSFVDAMSDAGTLSIYAGVGPQNIEEASTMIYDVVAGVKKNITRDEVDRARNYVRAGMYLASESMEARMTRLAKNEFYFDCYYTLEDVDAALVKTSRKDVLAVVEEVFAQPMTSVVLGPVEGTAA; encoded by the coding sequence GTGTATAATAAGACTATTCTTGACAACCAATTACGGGTTGTTACAGAATATATTCCTTCCAATACGGTTTCTGTAGGCGTTTGGGTTGATGTGGGCTCAAGAGATGAGTCTCTCTCTTTGAACGGCTGTGCTCATTTTGTTGAGCATATGCTGTTTAAAGGGACGTCTAGCCTGGATGCCAATGAAATTGCCAAAGAGTTGGACAGCCTGGGAGGGATGTCCAACGCCTTTACTTCTAAAGAAACAACCTGTCTGTACGGAACAGTGCTTGAATCCCATGTTGATCAGCTTGTTACCATCTTGGCGGATTTGTTGCAGCATTCGCTTTTTTCTGTAACAGAGTTTGAAAGGGAGCGGCAGGTCGTGTTGCAGGAAATCAGCATGGTCGACGATACCCCGGAAGACCAGATACACGATCACCTTGCCGCCACTGTTTGGCGGAGTCACCCCCTGGCCTGGCCAGTTTTGGGCACAGCCCAAACTGTTTCGAATCTTACCGCAGTCGACCTGATTGACTTTGTGAAACGTTTTTATACTGCTGACCGTATTGTTATTGCCGCCGCAGGAAATGTTGAGCATAGCTCTTTTGTTGAAACGATTGCAGCCTCATTTGGTGAGCTTGCTACGGCTGCGCAATCCCCTCAAGTTTATAGACTGCCTCCGGCTCACATGAGTGCCCGGGATATTGTCTACACCAAAACTCTTGAACAGGCCCACCTGCTGTTTAGTGCATATTGCCCACCAGGGAATGATCCGGCCAGGTACCAGCTGGCCCTGTTAAATGTCCTGCTGGGTGGAAATATGAGTTCAAGGCTGTTTCAGGAGCTGCGTGAGCAAAAAGGGCTTGCCTATTCGATCTATTCGTTTGTAGATGCAATGAGTGATGCCGGGACGTTGTCGATTTACGCAGGGGTTGGACCTCAAAATATTGAAGAGGCCAGCACCATGATTTATGACGTGGTTGCGGGTGTGAAAAAAAATATCACCCGCGATGAAGTGGACCGGGCGCGTAATTATGTCAGGGCGGGGATGTATCTTGCTTCGGAGAGTATGGAAGCGCGCATGACCAGGTTGGCCAAAAACGAGTTTTATTTTGATTGCTATTATACCCTTGAAGATGTTGATGCCGCTCTTGTCAAGACCTCACGTAAGGATGTTCTGGCCGTTGTGGAAGAAGTTTTTGCACAACCAATGACCTCTGTTGTCTTGGGCCCGGTTGAAGGAACTGCCGCATGA
- the rbfA gene encoding 30S ribosome-binding factor RbfA yields the protein MVARKKSKTQYSLPELGQATGKKRPARVAETIRTLLAELLLRKVRDPRVYGTSLSGVDMTPDLRTAVIYFCCPEGQEADVQEGLDSAQGFLRTQLAKSLTLRYMPTLVFKHDLSITHHSEMGKIFREIEDERRSTKQDS from the coding sequence ATGGTAGCACGGAAAAAATCAAAAACGCAGTATTCGCTACCTGAGCTCGGCCAGGCGACGGGCAAAAAAAGACCTGCCCGTGTGGCTGAAACAATACGAACTTTGCTGGCAGAGTTGTTGCTGCGCAAGGTTCGTGATCCGCGTGTTTATGGAACCTCCCTGTCAGGCGTTGATATGACTCCTGATTTGCGCACGGCAGTTATTTATTTTTGTTGTCCTGAAGGTCAAGAGGCTGATGTCCAGGAAGGTCTGGACAGTGCCCAGGGTTTTTTACGTACCCAGTTGGCCAAATCACTAACCCTGCGTTATATGCCGACGCTCGTGTTTAAACATGACTTGTCGATAACCCATCACAGTGAAATGGGTAAGATATTCAGAGAGATAGAAGATGAGCGGCGATCAACTAAACAAGATAGTTGA
- a CDS encoding bifunctional oligoribonuclease/PAP phosphatase NrnA: MSGDQLNKIVETIQAAKAIVLATHVFPDGDALGALIGFGHILEGLGKKVVLYSDESVSYLYDFLPGSEKIVTTLPSSSEVDCAIALDCGDQFRLGKILGDLLKIEPLLVIDHHTGHKKFGDLRWVDSSRSSTGEMVFELGKLLGADLSNEAAFCLYTAIVSDTGSFKYASTLPRTVEIAGELVRKGVNPEIVAGKLFDNFTESRLHLLQSVLSTLELFCDGRLAIITATKKMFEITQALPEDSETFINYPRALCSVEIAVFLKEANGLIGVSMRSKGDHHDVAEIARKLGGGGHRKAAGCKFKKNETLKEAREMLFNLLLPLFE, translated from the coding sequence ATGAGCGGCGATCAACTAAACAAGATAGTTGAGACGATACAGGCAGCAAAAGCTATCGTACTCGCGACCCATGTCTTTCCAGACGGGGACGCGCTAGGTGCGCTGATAGGCTTTGGTCATATTCTTGAGGGCCTTGGCAAAAAAGTAGTTCTGTACTCTGATGAATCTGTGTCGTATTTGTATGATTTTTTGCCAGGTTCTGAAAAAATTGTGACTACGCTGCCGTCCTCCAGTGAAGTTGACTGTGCAATTGCCCTTGATTGCGGCGACCAGTTCAGGCTTGGCAAGATCCTTGGTGATCTCCTGAAAATCGAACCGCTTCTGGTGATAGATCACCATACTGGGCATAAGAAATTCGGTGATCTGCGCTGGGTAGACTCCAGCCGCTCTTCAACCGGAGAGATGGTTTTTGAATTGGGGAAACTGCTTGGAGCAGATTTAAGCAATGAAGCAGCCTTTTGTCTGTACACGGCAATTGTTTCAGATACCGGCTCATTTAAATATGCCTCAACGTTGCCCAGAACAGTTGAGATTGCCGGAGAGCTTGTCCGTAAGGGTGTTAATCCTGAGATTGTCGCAGGGAAGTTATTTGATAATTTCACCGAAAGTCGTTTGCACCTGCTACAGTCCGTATTGTCTACCTTGGAACTGTTTTGTGATGGTCGATTAGCCATTATTACCGCTACAAAGAAAATGTTTGAAATAACCCAGGCTTTACCTGAAGATTCGGAAACATTTATTAACTATCCACGAGCATTGTGCTCAGTGGAGATTGCGGTTTTCTTGAAAGAGGCCAATGGACTCATTGGTGTGAGCATGCGGTCCAAGGGTGATCATCACGATGTTGCGGAGATTGCCAGAAAACTTGGTGGTGGTGGTCATAGAAAGGCGGCTGGCTGTAAGTTTAAAAAAAATGAGACGCTGAAAGAGGCACGAGAGATGCTTTTTAACCTTTTGTTGCCGTTGTTTGAGTGA
- a CDS encoding PKD domain-containing protein: DVAGIGVGLSSFFAYKYDCSLMAWGKNNFGQLGIDTQETHKDPVPASMFSCLSSISADNHTVALDADGGLWTWGYNHEGQLGDGSTKSRPEPVHLNSLTNINAIDTDSHTLALKSDGSVWAWGRNNYGQLGDGTTTDQASPVQVVGLRQVSAVAAGAMFSVAVKSDGSVWAWGRNNYGQLGNGSQKNSSVPVQVLGFKGESFLNLNSADADNEIPPVHFTADPPKGQAPLKVTFKPVHHPDFAYKSVEWDFGDGEVSSQLDPVHIYETPGSYIVTLTTRYPDDIYRESMKQIVVKSSW, translated from the coding sequence AGATGTTGCCGGTATTGGTGTCGGGCTCTCGAGTTTTTTTGCCTACAAATACGATTGCAGCCTGATGGCGTGGGGAAAAAACAACTTTGGTCAACTGGGGATCGACACTCAAGAAACACATAAAGATCCTGTGCCGGCATCGATGTTCTCCTGCCTTTCCAGCATATCCGCAGATAACCATACCGTGGCACTCGATGCCGATGGTGGCCTGTGGACATGGGGATACAATCACGAAGGTCAACTCGGAGACGGTTCCACCAAAAGCAGGCCGGAACCTGTGCACCTAAACAGCCTTACCAATATTAACGCCATTGATACTGACAGCCATACTCTGGCCTTGAAATCGGACGGGAGTGTTTGGGCCTGGGGCAGAAATAACTACGGCCAACTGGGTGATGGAACTACCACTGATCAGGCCAGTCCTGTTCAAGTTGTCGGCCTGCGTCAGGTTAGCGCTGTGGCGGCCGGAGCCATGTTTTCTGTAGCTGTTAAGTCAGACGGCAGTGTCTGGGCCTGGGGGAGAAATAACTACGGTCAACTGGGAAATGGTTCGCAAAAAAACAGTTCTGTCCCAGTACAAGTTCTTGGATTTAAAGGAGAAAGTTTTTTAAATCTTAACAGTGCCGATGCCGACAATGAAATACCACCAGTTCATTTTACCGCCGATCCCCCGAAAGGGCAGGCACCGCTCAAGGTGACTTTCAAGCCTGTACACCATCCCGATTTCGCCTATAAATCTGTGGAGTGGGACTTTGGCGATGGAGAGGTATCAAGTCAACTCGACCCGGTTCATATTTACGAAACACCCGGCTCTTACATTGTTACACTTACCACGCGTTACCCAGACGACATATACCGCGAATCTATGAAACAAATCGTCGTTAAGAGTTCCTGGTAG
- the pnp gene encoding polyribonucleotide nucleotidyltransferase, with amino-acid sequence MYKKVEAEIGGKTLAIESGKIAKQASGSVVVTYGETVVLVTAVAAREARPDAGFFPLTVEYQERFYAVGKIPGSFFRREIGRPTEKEVLTCRFIDRPLRPLFADGFMNETQIIATVLSMDRQNDPDVLAIVGASAALTISNIPFLGPIAGVRVGLVDGQFILNPTKDQLDVSRLDLIVAGSRDAVVMVEGEADNLSEQEILDAIYFGFDGLQPLLNIQDELQGALGKPKMVVVAPQIDAALSAKIAEIATAGIREVTKTKDKLERGERFHELEEKILAELAEAEEEYCPQAAKEALYSLKKTVMRGQIVNDKTRLDGRRFDEVRPISSEVGVLPRAHGSALFTRGETQSMVTTTLGSGDDEQRVESLYGMEFKTFMLHYNFPPFCVGEARFLRGPSRRDIGHGALATRAIKGVLPDHDSFPYTIRIVSEIMESNGSSSMASVCGGILSLMDAGVPIKQPVSGIAMGLIKEGDDVVVLSDILGDEDHLGDMDFKVTGSADGITALQMDIKIDGVSKEIMSTALSQARAGRLHILGEMNKAIDHPRGDISEHAPKVIILQINPDKIRDLIGPGGKIIKALSAEYDAKINVDDSGEVKIFASDGTTAKALENAVMAICAEPEIGAVYEGTVVKIVDFGAFVQILPGTDGLIHISELENKRVEKVTDILKEGDTVKVKVLDIDQRGKIRLSRKALLSE; translated from the coding sequence ATGTATAAAAAAGTAGAAGCAGAAATTGGCGGAAAAACGCTGGCCATTGAATCTGGCAAAATCGCCAAACAGGCAAGCGGTTCAGTAGTCGTAACGTATGGGGAAACAGTCGTTTTGGTTACAGCTGTTGCAGCCAGAGAGGCTCGACCAGATGCGGGATTCTTCCCTCTCACAGTCGAGTATCAGGAACGTTTTTATGCTGTTGGTAAAATTCCGGGGAGCTTCTTTCGCCGTGAAATTGGCCGTCCTACAGAAAAAGAAGTTTTAACCTGCCGTTTTATTGATCGGCCATTACGCCCCCTGTTCGCCGATGGTTTTATGAACGAAACACAGATCATCGCCACAGTGCTGTCAATGGATCGCCAGAATGATCCTGATGTGCTGGCTATTGTTGGTGCCTCTGCCGCTTTAACTATATCCAATATTCCATTCCTTGGCCCCATTGCCGGTGTCCGTGTCGGGCTTGTTGATGGTCAGTTTATCCTTAATCCAACTAAAGATCAGCTTGATGTATCTCGACTGGATTTGATTGTTGCCGGTTCCCGTGATGCAGTTGTGATGGTTGAGGGTGAGGCCGATAATCTGTCAGAGCAAGAGATTCTTGATGCGATTTATTTTGGTTTTGACGGGTTGCAGCCACTTCTCAATATTCAGGATGAACTGCAAGGCGCACTTGGAAAACCAAAAATGGTTGTTGTTGCGCCTCAGATTGATGCGGCCCTCAGCGCCAAAATTGCCGAAATTGCTACTGCTGGCATTCGTGAAGTAACTAAAACTAAGGATAAATTAGAGAGAGGGGAGCGTTTTCACGAACTCGAAGAAAAAATCCTGGCAGAGTTGGCAGAAGCAGAGGAAGAGTATTGTCCTCAAGCGGCAAAAGAGGCGCTTTACTCTCTTAAGAAGACAGTTATGCGCGGTCAGATAGTTAATGACAAAACCCGTCTTGATGGTCGTCGATTTGACGAAGTGCGCCCCATTAGTTCAGAGGTCGGAGTGCTGCCAAGGGCCCATGGCTCAGCCCTGTTTACCCGTGGTGAAACGCAATCTATGGTTACCACAACTCTGGGAAGCGGTGATGATGAGCAACGAGTGGAGTCTTTGTACGGTATGGAATTTAAAACCTTTATGCTCCACTACAATTTCCCGCCATTTTGTGTTGGTGAGGCGCGTTTCTTGCGCGGTCCAAGCCGCCGGGATATCGGTCACGGAGCACTGGCAACCAGGGCAATAAAGGGTGTATTGCCGGATCATGATTCGTTCCCATACACAATTCGAATTGTCTCAGAAATAATGGAATCAAATGGTTCCTCGTCTATGGCGTCAGTGTGCGGCGGTATTCTTTCCTTGATGGATGCCGGAGTACCGATTAAGCAGCCAGTTTCCGGCATCGCCATGGGTCTGATCAAGGAAGGCGACGATGTTGTTGTTTTGTCTGATATTCTTGGTGATGAAGACCATCTTGGAGATATGGACTTTAAGGTAACTGGAAGTGCCGATGGCATTACGGCCCTGCAGATGGACATCAAGATCGATGGTGTGTCCAAGGAGATAATGAGCACCGCCCTGTCTCAGGCTCGTGCCGGTCGGCTTCATATTCTTGGGGAGATGAATAAGGCAATCGATCACCCTCGGGGTGACATTTCTGAGCACGCGCCTAAAGTCATCATTCTGCAGATTAACCCTGATAAGATCCGCGATCTCATCGGCCCTGGTGGCAAGATAATTAAGGCACTTTCTGCTGAGTATGATGCCAAGATCAACGTCGATGATAGTGGCGAGGTGAAAATATTTGCCTCCGACGGCACAACTGCCAAGGCCCTTGAAAATGCAGTAATGGCAATTTGCGCTGAGCCGGAAATTGGTGCGGTATATGAAGGTACGGTCGTCAAAATTGTTGATTTTGGCGCCTTTGTGCAGATTTTGCCAGGCACCGATGGCCTTATTCACATCTCTGAACTTGAGAATAAGCGAGTCGAGAAGGTAACTGATATCCTCAAGGAAGGTGATACGGTAAAGGTAAAAGTTCTTGATATTGATCAGCGTGGTAAGATCAGATTGAGCCGTAAAGCTCTTTTAAGCGAGTAG
- the dut gene encoding dUTP diphosphatase, with amino-acid sequence MSNVQIVLFRWLDDAYSNDLKVPSYQTELAAGMDVQACVNSPVVLEPGAITLVPTGFAVAIPAGYELQVRPRSGLAIKYGVTVVNAPGTIDADYRGEVKVGLVNLGRERFVVNRGDRVAQLVLAPVTTAQLKVVAVLPETARQAGGFGHTGL; translated from the coding sequence ATGAGCAATGTGCAGATAGTGTTATTCCGGTGGCTCGATGATGCTTACAGTAACGATCTGAAGGTGCCGTCTTACCAAACAGAGTTAGCCGCAGGTATGGATGTGCAGGCCTGCGTCAACAGCCCCGTTGTGCTTGAACCGGGCGCCATAACCCTTGTGCCAACTGGTTTTGCCGTTGCCATCCCAGCGGGCTATGAACTACAGGTTCGGCCTCGAAGTGGTCTGGCGATAAAGTACGGGGTGACGGTTGTCAACGCTCCCGGAACTATTGATGCCGATTATCGAGGTGAAGTTAAGGTCGGACTGGTGAATTTAGGAAGGGAGCGCTTTGTGGTAAACCGTGGTGACAGGGTTGCCCAACTGGTTCTTGCACCGGTCACAACAGCGCAGCTGAAGGTAGTTGCTGTGTTGCCGGAAACAGCCCGTCAGGCCGGGGGCTTTGGGCATACTGGTCTGTAA